A portion of the Halobacillus ihumii genome contains these proteins:
- the rplK gene encoding 50S ribosomal protein L11, producing MAKKVIKVVKLQIPAGKANPAPPVGPALGQAGINIMGFCKEFNAKTQDEAGMIIPVEITVFEDRSFTFVTKTPPAAVLLKKAAGIESGSGEPNRNKVAAVKRDQVREIAETKMPDLNAADVEAAMRMVEGTARSMGITVED from the coding sequence GTGGCTAAAAAAGTTATCAAAGTTGTTAAGCTTCAGATCCCAGCAGGTAAAGCTAACCCAGCACCGCCAGTAGGACCGGCGCTAGGTCAAGCAGGTATTAATATCATGGGCTTCTGTAAGGAGTTTAACGCTAAAACGCAAGATGAAGCGGGTATGATTATTCCGGTTGAAATTACGGTATTTGAAGACCGTTCATTTACATTTGTTACTAAAACTCCGCCAGCTGCCGTTCTTCTTAAGAAAGCAGCAGGTATTGAATCAGGTTCAGGTGAGCCGAACCGTAACAAGGTAGCAGCTGTCAAGCGTGATCAAGTTCGCGAAATCGCGGAAACAAAAATGCCTGACTTAAACGCTGCTGACGTTGAAGCTGCCATGCGCATGGTTGAAGGTACAGCGCGCAGCATGGGGATCACAGTTGAAGACTAA
- the rplL gene encoding 50S ribosomal protein L7/L12, with amino-acid sequence MSNEQIIEAIKEMSVLELNDLVKAIEEEFGVSAAAPVAAGGAAAGGEAEEEKTEFDVVLESAGSSKIKVVKAVREITGLGLKDAKDLVDNAPGAIKEGIAKEEAEEMKSKLEEAGASVELK; translated from the coding sequence ATGTCTAATGAACAAATTATTGAAGCGATTAAAGAGATGTCTGTTCTTGAGCTTAACGATCTAGTTAAAGCAATTGAAGAAGAATTTGGTGTATCTGCTGCGGCTCCAGTTGCAGCTGGCGGTGCTGCTGCAGGCGGCGAAGCTGAAGAAGAAAAAACTGAATTTGATGTAGTACTAGAATCTGCTGGAAGTTCTAAGATCAAAGTGGTTAAAGCAGTACGTGAAATCACTGGTCTTGGTCTTAAAGATGCAAAAGATCTAGTTGACAATGCGCCTGGTGCTATTAAAGAAGGAATTGCTAAAGAAGAAGCTGAAGAAATGAAATCTAAGCTTGAAGAGGCTGGCGCTTCTGTAGAACTTAAGTAA
- the rplA gene encoding 50S ribosomal protein L1 gives MAKKTKKQQELLKLVDRTKSYDAQEAINLVKETSKANFDETVEAAFRLGVDPKKADQQIRGAMVLPHGTGKTQSVLVFAKGDKAKEAEAAGADYVGDQDLINKINQGWFDFDVVVATPDMMAEVGKLGRVLGPKGLMPNPKTGTVTFEVEKAVNEIKAGKVEYRVDKAANIHVPIGKASFEAEKLKENFDAITDALVKAKPQAAKGTYMRNAAVSSTMGPGIKVDISSYVK, from the coding sequence ATGGCTAAAAAAACGAAAAAGCAACAAGAACTTCTTAAACTTGTTGATCGTACGAAATCATATGATGCACAAGAAGCAATTAACCTTGTAAAAGAAACATCAAAAGCAAACTTTGATGAGACCGTTGAAGCGGCCTTCCGTCTAGGTGTTGATCCGAAGAAAGCGGACCAGCAAATTCGCGGGGCTATGGTGCTTCCGCACGGTACAGGTAAAACCCAGAGTGTGCTTGTTTTTGCTAAAGGTGATAAAGCAAAAGAAGCAGAAGCTGCTGGCGCTGATTATGTTGGAGATCAAGACCTTATTAACAAGATTAATCAAGGCTGGTTCGACTTTGATGTAGTCGTTGCGACTCCAGACATGATGGCTGAAGTAGGGAAGCTTGGCCGCGTACTAGGACCTAAAGGTCTTATGCCGAACCCTAAAACAGGAACCGTTACGTTTGAAGTTGAAAAAGCTGTGAATGAAATCAAAGCAGGTAAAGTAGAATACCGTGTTGACAAAGCGGCTAACATCCATGTACCAATTGGTAAAGCTTCTTTCGAGGCAGAGAAGCTAAAAGAAAACTTCGATGCTATCACGGATGCTTTGGTTAAAGCTAAACCTCAGGCGGCTAAAGGAACTTACATGCGCAATGCTGCTGTTTCTTCAACTATGGGGCCTGGCATTAAAGTTGATATTTCTAGTTACGTAAAATAA
- the rplJ gene encoding 50S ribosomal protein L10 — MSKIIEQKQQVVAEIADKFRNSKSAVLVDYRGLDVAEVTELRSQLREAGVDFKVHKNTMTRRAVQEAELTELEEVLVGPTALAFSEDDAVSPAKILNNFAKDHDKLELKGGVIEGQVATLDQIKELATIPNYEGLVSMFLSVLQAPIRNFAYATKAIADQKEEESA, encoded by the coding sequence ATGAGCAAAATTATCGAGCAGAAACAGCAAGTTGTAGCTGAAATAGCTGACAAATTCCGTAACAGTAAATCTGCAGTACTTGTAGATTACCGCGGACTTGATGTAGCAGAAGTAACTGAACTTCGCTCACAGCTTCGTGAAGCAGGTGTAGACTTCAAAGTGCATAAAAACACAATGACTCGCCGTGCTGTACAAGAAGCTGAGCTTACAGAACTTGAAGAGGTTCTAGTGGGGCCTACAGCTCTTGCATTTAGTGAGGATGACGCTGTTTCTCCGGCGAAAATTCTTAACAACTTTGCAAAAGATCATGACAAGCTTGAACTTAAAGGCGGCGTGATCGAAGGACAAGTAGCGACTCTTGATCAAATTAAAGAGCTTGCAACTATTCCGAACTACGAAGGTCTTGTTTCTATGTTCCTAAGCGTGCTTCAAGCACCAATTCGCAATTTCGCTTACGCTACAAAAGCAATTGCGGATCAAAAAGAAGAAGAAAGCGCCTAA
- a CDS encoding class I SAM-dependent methyltransferase, whose translation MSEHYYSKRTNAKSEERSWSFNLRGMLLNFTTDHAVFSKREVDFGSRLLIESFQQPSVRGDLLDLGCGYGPIGVSLAKDLKQRHVWMADVNERALTLAKRNAEQNEIENVSVVESDRFSSIQGKQFAAILTNPPIRAGKKTVHLMFEESRDALVNGGELWVVIQKKQGAPSAETKLNELFGDVEVVEKKKGYYILKAKKV comes from the coding sequence ATGTCAGAACATTATTATTCAAAGAGAACGAACGCTAAGAGTGAAGAGCGCTCATGGTCATTTAACCTAAGGGGAATGCTATTAAACTTTACGACAGATCATGCTGTTTTTTCGAAAAGAGAGGTAGACTTTGGGTCTCGCCTTCTCATTGAATCGTTCCAGCAGCCGTCTGTTCGCGGTGATTTGCTGGATCTTGGGTGTGGATACGGACCGATTGGCGTATCTTTAGCTAAAGATTTAAAACAACGTCATGTTTGGATGGCTGATGTAAACGAGCGGGCTTTAACGCTTGCGAAACGAAATGCCGAACAGAATGAAATTGAGAATGTTTCAGTTGTAGAAAGTGACCGTTTTTCGAGTATTCAAGGTAAACAATTCGCTGCTATCTTGACGAACCCCCCTATACGTGCCGGAAAGAAAACCGTGCACCTCATGTTTGAAGAATCGAGAGATGCTCTTGTTAATGGGGGAGAACTTTGGGTCGTGATCCAAAAGAAACAAGGTGCTCCTTCGGCCGAAACTAAATTGAATGAATTGTTCGGCGATGTAGAGGTTGTCGAGAAGAAGAAGGGTTATTATATATTGAAAGCTAAAAAGGTTTGA